A DNA window from Pseudomonas tohonis contains the following coding sequences:
- a CDS encoding response regulator transcription factor: MAHPAGLSHSQGWQALETWHAHIPALVADLETAAFPPRVDAALQALAPFDQSCIFLYPAGGSPALLHDNLHGIPEPGAMQRYVNGTYLLDPVYTACAHGRPAGLYRMGELAPDAFFEGEYFNSPDVHPCISLASGSLAEEIVFLSPLPGGTYAAYSLMRCNGSPVFAEEEIAALRLCQPALEAFLQRHYARVAEASMGARAARSIAEHLAAAFSGFATDRLTAREQAIVGLILRGHSSLSISLHLEIAEGTVKNHRKHLYSKLGISSQSELFHLFVNHLLGTELGELPAGVAPAAQAQHPAR, from the coding sequence ATGGCGCACCCCGCAGGACTTTCCCATTCCCAGGGCTGGCAGGCCCTGGAAACCTGGCACGCGCACATCCCCGCGCTGGTCGCCGACCTCGAGACTGCGGCCTTCCCACCCCGCGTCGATGCGGCGTTGCAGGCCCTGGCACCCTTCGACCAGAGCTGCATCTTCCTCTACCCGGCGGGCGGCAGCCCCGCGCTGCTGCACGACAACCTGCATGGCATCCCCGAGCCTGGCGCGATGCAGCGCTACGTCAACGGCACCTACCTGCTGGACCCGGTCTACACCGCCTGCGCCCATGGCCGGCCCGCCGGGCTCTACCGCATGGGGGAGCTGGCGCCGGACGCCTTCTTCGAAGGGGAATACTTCAACTCGCCGGACGTGCACCCGTGCATCTCGCTGGCCTCGGGCAGCCTGGCCGAGGAGATCGTCTTCCTCTCGCCCCTGCCGGGAGGCACCTATGCCGCCTACTCGCTGATGCGCTGCAACGGCTCGCCGGTGTTCGCGGAGGAGGAGATCGCCGCCCTGCGCCTGTGCCAGCCGGCGCTGGAGGCCTTCCTGCAGCGCCATTACGCCAGGGTGGCGGAGGCATCGATGGGCGCGCGGGCGGCGCGCAGCATCGCCGAGCACCTGGCCGCGGCCTTCTCCGGCTTCGCCACCGACCGTCTCACCGCACGCGAGCAGGCGATAGTCGGGCTGATCCTGCGGGGGCATTCGAGCCTGTCCATCTCGCTGCACCTGGAGATCGCCGAGGGCACGGTGAAGAACCACCGCAAGCACCTCTACAGCAAGCTCGGCATCTCCAGCCAGTCGGAGCTGTTCCACCTCTTCGTCAACCACCTGCTGGGCACCGAGCTGGGTGAGCTGCCGGCGGGCGTCGCGCCCGCTGCGCAGGCACAGCACCCGGCGCGCTGA
- a CDS encoding SDR family NAD(P)-dependent oxidoreductase — protein sequence MLSNQPRLHGKVAIISGGAGGCGEAASRLFAREGAAVAIIDRNAEAARALAAQIEAEGGRAIGLGADVSRADQVAAAVAASLAALGPADVLFNHAGTLIVKPFLEVQEEEWDWLMAVNVKSMFLMTRAVLPQMLARGKGSIVCTSSISAQYATPGEVVYNATKGACQMFARAIAVEFRDRGIRCNAVAPGFIRTAHGMRELHELQAMGVNASEADIAAQQGRLCEPEEVARAALFLASDEASFVSGAHLFVDNGFSSV from the coding sequence ATGCTTTCCAACCAACCACGCCTGCACGGCAAGGTCGCGATCATCAGCGGGGGCGCCGGTGGCTGCGGCGAGGCGGCCAGCCGGCTGTTCGCCCGCGAGGGCGCGGCGGTCGCCATCATCGACCGCAACGCCGAGGCGGCACGCGCCCTGGCGGCGCAGATCGAGGCCGAGGGCGGGCGCGCCATCGGCCTGGGCGCCGACGTGTCCCGCGCCGACCAGGTGGCCGCGGCGGTGGCCGCCAGCCTTGCCGCGCTGGGCCCGGCGGACGTGCTGTTCAACCACGCCGGCACGCTGATCGTGAAGCCCTTCCTGGAGGTGCAGGAAGAGGAGTGGGACTGGCTGATGGCGGTCAACGTCAAGAGCATGTTCCTGATGACCCGCGCGGTGCTGCCGCAGATGCTGGCCAGGGGCAAGGGCAGCATCGTCTGCACCTCCTCCATCTCCGCCCAGTACGCGACGCCGGGGGAGGTGGTCTACAACGCCACCAAGGGCGCCTGCCAGATGTTCGCCCGGGCCATAGCCGTGGAGTTCCGCGACCGTGGCATCCGTTGCAACGCCGTGGCGCCGGGCTTCATCCGCACCGCCCACGGCATGCGCGAACTGCATGAGCTGCAGGCCATGGGCGTCAACGCCAGCGAGGCCGACATCGCCGCCCAGCAGGGCCGCCTGTGCGAGCCGGAGGAAGTGGCGCGGGCCGCGCTGTTCCTTGCCTCCGACGAGGCCTCCTTCGTCAGCGGCGCGCACCTGTTCGTCGACAACGGGTTTTCGTCCGTGTAG
- a CDS encoding helix-turn-helix transcriptional regulator, whose translation MTPTSAPAEFARHCLHTFTHFVPASLGAFYLIDDQLQARDFQLLGMHPHMHDAYLGHYRHVDPLQPQRCLATGLPVIPLSAGQARQDEAGNREYQGFLRDHQVIDVVEVIAQVDERPVAGLSLLRCSGMQAFSDGELASLDALQALMQAGARHLAPAASVRLDGLTPREREIALLLREGISNKQLARHLGVGLPTVKTHLLNLFRKVGASSRTELVAMLFL comes from the coding sequence ATGACGCCCACATCCGCCCCCGCCGAATTCGCCCGGCACTGCCTGCACACCTTCACCCACTTCGTGCCCGCCTCCCTCGGCGCCTTCTACCTGATCGACGACCAGTTGCAGGCCCGCGATTTCCAGCTGCTGGGCATGCACCCGCACATGCACGATGCCTACCTCGGCCACTACCGCCATGTCGATCCGCTGCAACCGCAACGCTGCCTGGCCACCGGCCTGCCGGTGATCCCGCTGAGCGCGGGCCAGGCGCGCCAGGACGAGGCCGGCAACCGCGAATACCAGGGCTTCCTGCGTGATCACCAGGTCATCGATGTGGTGGAAGTGATCGCCCAGGTCGACGAGCGCCCCGTGGCCGGGCTCTCCCTGCTGCGCTGCAGCGGCATGCAGGCGTTCAGCGACGGCGAGCTCGCCAGCCTGGACGCCCTCCAGGCACTGATGCAGGCCGGTGCCCGTCACCTGGCACCGGCCGCATCGGTGCGCCTGGACGGCCTGACCCCGCGCGAACGGGAGATCGCCCTGCTGCTGCGCGAAGGCATCAGCAACAAGCAGCTCGCCCGCCACCTGGGCGTCGGCCTGCCGACGGTGAAGACCCACCTGCTCAACCTGTTCCGCAAGGTCGGCGCCAGCAGCCGCACCGAACTGGTGGCGATGCTGTTCCTCTGA